One Rhododendron vialii isolate Sample 1 chromosome 2a, ASM3025357v1 genomic region harbors:
- the LOC131316012 gene encoding GTP-binding nuclear protein Ran1A-like gives MALQNQQTVDYPSFKLVIVGDGGTGKTTFVKRHLTGEFEKKYEPTIGVEVHPLDFSTNCGKIRFYCWDTAGQEKFGGLRDGYYIHGQCAIIMFDVTARLTYKNVPTWHRDLCRVCENIPVVLCGNKVDVKNRQVKAKQVTFHRKKNLQYYEISAKSNYNFEKPFLYLARKLAGDPNLHFVEALALLPPEVNIDIAAQQLHERELADAANQPLPDDDDDAFD, from the exons ATG GCTTTGCAAAATCAGCAAACCGTTGACTATCCGAGTTTCAAGCTCGTGATTGTAGGCGATGGTGGAACTG GGAAAACAACATTTGTGAAGAGACATCTTACTGGTGAATTTGAGAAGAAATACGAAC CAACCATTGGTGTGGAAGTTCATCCCCTGGATTTCTCCACTAACTGTGGAAAAATTCGATTTTACTGCTGGGACACTGCTGGGCAGGAGAAATTTGGTGGTCTTAGGGACGGCTACTA TATCCATGGACAATGTGCCATCATCATGTTTGATGTTACCGCCCGCTTGACATACAAAAATGTTCCAACGTGGCACCGGGATCTTTGCCG GGTGTGTGAGAATATTCCAGTTGTACTTTGTGGAAACAAAGTTGATGTGAAGAATAGGCAAGTGAAGGCAAAGCAAGTTACTTTCCATCGGAAAAAGAACTTGCAATACTACGAGATTTCGGCAAAGAGCAACTATAACTTTGAGAAGCCTTTTCTGTACCTTGCCAGAAAACTTGCTGG GGATCCAAACTTGCATTTTGTGGAGGCTCTTGCCCTACTTCCTCCAGAAGTGAACATTGACATCGCTGCGCAACAACT GCACGAGCGAGAGCTGGCTGATGCTGCAAATCAGCCCCTTCCAGATGACGATGACGATGCATTTGATTAG
- the LOC131316008 gene encoding uncharacterized protein LOC131316008 encodes MKFKKGSKVEVMSKKEVPVSWRCGEIISGNGHTYSVKYDCYPGSIGDAVVERVSRKAIRPCPPFEGFESFVVGDVVEVFDSMSWKIARVLKVLDRDHYLVRLLGIPQEFRIHKSSIRVRQSWQDNKWVVIGKGSGRCDDVKSNKLSTPSCYQKTRFQMLKGGDDHFAVRENAGQQESHMIPTRALKRESPYHSSILDGCTGHARKLRAIEKEGRLQRFVPAPLQEKVDAVANPQENMGEKYMHSSSMNKSNGHIEVERADSDSDECSVCSCSVNSGGPNKFPSHFVAGRCQVSDSLSSDAESSYGLGNQENSLYPPEEEVAASIHRLELHAYRCTLGVLYASGLLSWEQEALLTNLRISLRISNDEHLLELKNLISAGNGLQLDACIFASKGLMMIA; translated from the exons ATGAAGTTCAAGAAGGGGAGTAAAGTAGAGGTTATGAGCAAAAAGGAGGTGCCGGTCTCATGGCGCTGTGGTGAAATCATATCTGGTAATGGACATACTTACAGTGTCAAGTATGATTGTTATCCAGGCTCAATTGGTGATGCTGTAGTagagagggtgtctagaaaggCTATCAGGCCTTGTCCTCCTTTTGAAGGTTTTGAGAGTTTTGTGGTTGGTGATGTTGTGGAGGTTTTCGATAGCATGTCATGGAAGATTGCTAGAGTCTTGAAGGTTTTGGATAGGGATCATTATTTGGTGAGGCTACTTGGAATTCCACAGGAATTCAGAATCCACAAATCAAGCATCAGGGTCCGCCAATCTTGGCAAGACAACAAATGGGTGGTGATTGGAAAG GGCTCTGGAAGATGTGATGATGTGAAATCTAACAAGCTATCAACTCCAAGTTGTTATCAGAAGACAAGGTTCCAAATGCTGAAAGGTGGAGATGATCACTTTGCTGTTCGGGAGAATGCTGGACAACAGGAATCTCATATGATCCCTACTAGAGCACTGAAGAGAGAATCTCCTTACCACTCCTCTATTCTTGATGGATGTACCGGACATGCTAGAAAATTAAGAGCAATTGAGAAAGAAGGGAGGCTTCAGAGATTTGTTCCAGCCCCATTACAAGAAAAAGTAGATGCTGTTGCCAACCCACAAGAAAATATGGGTGAAAAGTACATGCATTCTTCCTCTATGAATAAATCAAACGGACATATTGAAGTGGAGAGGGCGGATTCTGATAGTGATGAATGTTCTGTTTGTAGTTGTAGTGTTAATAGCGGGGGTCCAAATAAGTTTCCGAGTCACTTTGTTGCAGGTCGTTGTCAAGTTTCAGATTCCCTTTCTAGTGATGCAGAATCTTCTTATGGCTTGGGAAATCAGGAAAACTCTCTATATCCTCCAGAAGAGGAAGTGGCAGCAAGTATCCATAGATTAGAGTTGCATGCATATCGCTGCACTCTAGGAGTCTTGTATGCTTCTGGCCTCTTAAGTTGGGAGCAAGAAGCACTGTTGACAAATCTCCGGATTAGTCTACGCATTTCCAACGATGAACATTTGTTGGAGCTGAAGAATTTAATTTCTGCTGGAAATG GGCTACAGTTGGATGCATGCATCTTTGCTTCCAAAGGCCTAATGATGATTGCATGA
- the LOC131316006 gene encoding pentatricopeptide repeat-containing protein At3g54980, mitochondrial, whose product MRTRFSPSSVAPFLFRSHTTHRFLSSSSTFSRNQTLEPEAPEDFDGSTSETELTAPSGSPRYEFDQPISKSSHLDQTHVIELLLTHRKNPNSALRYFKWAKKQRGFVHSIDPFCVLLHILMDSPNHHRIAHTMLNRYIAGDSGPSACVLVDHLVEWLRKCEFKSDSRVFNYLMNSYVRACKFRDAIDCFDRVVESGIEPWVQYINILLTALVRRNMTVEARGLYSNVVLRGINYDGVTIDLMMRACLKEEKFDEAVRCFREAKASGLMLDAVAYGTAIRAFCSKLNSIVACELLNEMRKMGWVPSEGTFTGVIGACVKQGNMVDALKLKDEMVSCGKPMNLVVATCLMKGYYMAGDLDSALNLFDEIVQDGLMPNKVTYSVLIEGCCRNENMEKASELYTQMKLAGIQPNVYNVNSLIRGYLRARMWEEASKWFDEAVECGIANVFTYNNMIFWLCKEGQVDEACSLWHLMMNKGVKPSIVSHNNLILGHCRKGNMDLASSLYSDMLEVGLKANVITYTILIDGYFKKGDTEQALGVFDQMVKLGIAPTDFTYNTIISGLCKAGCTSDAMDMLKTFVEKGFIPLCMSYNIIIDGYIKEGAITSALSVYREMCECGVSPNVVTYTSLIDGFCKSKNIDLALKMRNEMRNKGLELDVTAYSALIDGFCKRRDMENARELFNELLEVGLSPNGVVYNSMISGFRNLNNMEEALALFKKMTNEGIPCDLVTYTTLIDGLLKEGKIVSASELYSEMLGKGISPDDITYTVLVHGLCNKGQLENAHKVLEEMDRKNMTPNVLVYNTLIAGYFKEGNLQEAFRLHDEMLDRGLVPDDTTYDILVSGKFRGNNFHIGTSSS is encoded by the coding sequence atgagaaccAGGTTCAGTCCATCCTCTGTCGCCCCATTCCTGTTTCGTTCTCACACCACACACAGATTCCTCTCCTCATCTTCCACCTTTAGCCGAAACCAAACCTTAGAACCAGAGGCTCCTGAGGATTTCGACGGTAGCACTTCAGAAACTGAACTCACAGCCCCCAGTGGGTCACCCAGGTACGAATTCGACCAACCCATTTCAAAAAGTTCTCATCTTGACCAGACCCATGTGATAGAACTCCTGTTAACCCATAGGAAAAACCCTAATTCGGCCTTGAGATACTTCAAATGGGCCAAGAAACAACGCGGTTTCGTCCACTCCATCGACCCATTTTGTGTTTTGCTCCACATACTAATGGATTCGCCGAACCATCACCGAATTGCTCATACTATGCTTAATCGATACATTGCGGGGGATTCAGGTCCCTCTGCTTGTGTTCTGGTTGATCACTTGGTTGAATGGTTGAGAAAGTGTGAGTTCAAATCAGATTCGCGggtttttaattatttgatgAATAGTTATGTCAGAGCTTGTAAATTCAGAGATGCTATTGATTGCTTTGATAGAGTAGTTGAGAGCGGCATAGAGCCTTGGGTTCAGTATATAAATATTCTTTTAACTGCACTTGTTCGAAGGAACATGACTGTTGAAGCACGGGGTTTGTACAGTAATGTTGTGTTGAGGGGAATTAATTACGATGGAGTTACTATAGACTTAATGATGCGTGCGTGTTTGAAGGAGGAAAAATTTGACGAGGCAGTACGGTGCTTTAGGGAAGCTAAGGCTAGTGGCCTTATGCTGGATGCAGTTGCATATGGTACTGCTATTCGGGCCTTTTGTAGTAAACTCAATTCAATTGTGGCATGCGAGTTGTTGAATGAGATGAGGAAAATGGGGTGGGTTCCTTCTGAGGGTACATTTACTGGTGTAATTGGAGCTTGTGTGAAGCAAGGGAACATGGTGGATGCTTTAAAACTGAAGGATGAAATGGTTAGTTGTGGAAAGCCAATGAATTTGGTAGTTGCAACGTGCTTGATGAAGGGGTATTACATGGCAGGTGATTTGGATAGTGCTTTGAATTTGTTTGATGAGATTGTTCAAGATGGACTTATGCCAAACAAGGTCACTTACTCAGTTCTGATTGAAGGATGCTGTAGGAATGAAAACATGGAGAAGGCATCCGAATTATACACCCAAATGAAACTTGCAGGTATCCAGCCAAACGTCTATAATGTGAATTCATTGATACGGGGATATTTGAGAGCTCGGATGTGGGAAGAGGCATCCAAGTGGTTTGATGAGGCGGTTGAGTGTGGGATTGCCAACGTCTTTACTTACAATAACATGATATTCTGGCTCTGCAAAGAGGGTCAGGTTGATGAAGCCTGCAGTCTATGGCATTTGATGATGAATAAGGGAGTGAAACCAAGCATAGTTTCTCACAACAATCTGATACTTGGTCACTGCAGAAAAGGGAATATGGATTTGGCGTCGTCTCTATATTCGGATATGCTGGAAGTAGGTTTGAAAGCTAATGTAATCACGTACACTATTTTAATTGATGGATATTTTAAGAAAGGTGACACTGAACAAGCACTTGGTGTATTTGATCAGATGGTGAAGTTGGGAATTGCCCCCACTGACTTCACATACAATACCATCATCAGTGGGTTATGTAAAGCTGGCTGCACATCTGATGCAATGGATATGCTGAAAACTTTTGTGGAGAAAGGCTTTATCCCCCTCTGTATGTCTTACAATATCATTATAGATGGTTATATCAAAGAGGGCGCCATCACCTCTGCATTGTCTGTTTACAGAGAGATGTGTGAATGTGGGGTTTCCCCCAACGTTGTCACTTACACCAGTTTGATTGACGGGTTTTGCAAAAGCAAAAATATTGATCTAGCTTTGAAAATGCGGAATGAGATGAGAAACAAGGGTCTTGAATTGGATGTCACTGCTTACAGCGCACTCATCGATGGATTTTGCAAAAGAAGAGACATGGAAAACGCTCGTGAACTCTTCAATGAACTTCTTGAAGTTGGTTTATCTCCCAATGGAGTTGTTTATAATAGTATGATCAGTGGATTCAGAAACTTAAATAACATGGAAGAAGCTCTTGCCCTGTTTAAGAAGATGACCAATGAGGGGATCCCATGTGATCTGGTAACATACACTACGTTAATAGATGGTTTGCTGAAAGAGGGGAAGATAGTCTCTGCATCGGAATTGTATAGTGAGATGCTTGGAAAGGGCATTTCGCCTGACGACATCACATATACTGTCCTGGTTCATGGTCTTTGTAATAAAGGTCAACTTGAGAATGCACACAAGGTATTGGAAGAAATGGATCGGAAGAATATGACTCCCAATGTTCTTGTTTATAACACATTGATTGCTGGATACTTCAAGGAGGGGAATTTGCAAGAAGCTTTTAGGTTGCATGATGAGATGCTTGACAGAGGTCTTGTGCCTGATGATACAACTTATGATATTCTTGTAAGTGGAAAGTTTAGAGGGAATAACTTCCATATTGGGACTTCAAGCTCCTAG
- the LOC131316009 gene encoding tRNA (cytosine(38)-C(5))-methyltransferase 2 isoform X1, whose amino-acid sequence MEESSCKRQCEPWRVLEFYSGIGGMRYSIMKAGVNAMIVEAFDINDLANDVYEYNFGHRPCQGNIQTLSAADLDSYCAQAWLLSPPCQPYTRQGLQKGSADARASSFLKILELIPKSSQPPLMIFVENVVGFETSDTHSIMIEMLAKAAFVTQEFILSPLQFGVPYSRPRYFCLAKRNPSSFQCPLFNNQLLWAPGPLLDNDANNMVNECKQPQESYDQWLPACEPLENFLEFKNHTNQVEMSSSFKLTTIVSIEVSEGDEGNGSDFTSASQYFVPLSLIKRWGAAMDIVYPDSKRCCCFTKSYYRYVKGTGSLLATVQPKTESEASSLEERHLRYFTPREVANLHSFPKDFRFPPRISIRQRYALLGNSLSVAVVAPLLGYLFTEPS is encoded by the exons ATGGAGGAGAGTTCTTGCAAACGTCAATGCGAGCCATGGAGGGTCCTTGAATTCTACAGTGGCATTGGTGGCATG AGGTACTCGATCATGAAGGCTGGTGTGAATGCCATGATAGTGGAAGCTTTTGACATAAACGATTTAGCAAATGATGTTTATGAGTACAATTTTGGTCACCGACCCTGCCAG GGTAACATTCAAACCTTGAGTGCTGCTGATCTTGACAGCTATTGTGCTCAAGCAtggcttctctctcctccttgcCAACCATACACGCGACAAG GTCTTCAAAAGGGCTCAGCTGATGCTCGGGCATCTTCTTTCCTGAAAATTCTTGAACTTATACCAAAATCTTCACAACCTCCTCTCATGATATTTGTGGAGAATGTTGTTGGGTTTGAG ACCTCCGATACTCATAGTATAATGATTGAGATGTTGGCAAAAGCTGCTTTTGTTACACAGGAATTCATTCTGAGCCCATTGCAGTTTGGTGTCCCATATTCTAGGCCACGTTACTTCTGCCtg GCCAAAAGAAACCCTTCTTCCTTTCAATGTCCACTCTTCAACAACCAGCTGCTTTGGGCCCCAGGTCCATTACTTGACAATGATGCAAACAATATGGTTAACGAATGTAAGCAACCTCAGGAGAGTTACGATCAGTGGCTTCCAGCTTGCGAGCCCTTGGAAAATTTTCTTGAGTTTAAGAATCATACCAACCAAGTGGAAATGAGTTCTTCCTTCAAGCTAACAACCATTGTTTCTATAGAAGTTTCTGAAGGTGATGAAGGAAATGGGTCTGACTTTACCAGTGCAAGCCAATACTTCGTACCTTTGAGCTTGATAAAGAGATGGGGAGCTGCGATGG ATATTGTCTATCCTGATTCGAAGCGCTGCTGTTGTTTTACGAAAAGCTACTATCGATATGTTAAGGGTACTGGCTCGCTTTTGGCAACTGTCCAG CCAAAGACAGAGTCTGAAGCATCTTCATTGGAGGAGCGACACTTACGATATTTTACCCCGAGGGAG GTTGCCAATCTGCATTCTTTCCCGAAGGATTTCCGCTTTCCTCCACGAATAAGCATTCGACAACG TTATGCATTGTTGGGGAACAGCTTGAGTGTAGCTGTGGTTGCTCCATTGCTTGGGTATCTATTCACTGAGCCGTCGTGA
- the LOC131316009 gene encoding tRNA (cytosine(38)-C(5))-methyltransferase 2 isoform X2 has protein sequence MKAGVNAMIVEAFDINDLANDVYEYNFGHRPCQGNIQTLSAADLDSYCAQAWLLSPPCQPYTRQGLQKGSADARASSFLKILELIPKSSQPPLMIFVENVVGFETSDTHSIMIEMLAKAAFVTQEFILSPLQFGVPYSRPRYFCLAKRNPSSFQCPLFNNQLLWAPGPLLDNDANNMVNECKQPQESYDQWLPACEPLENFLEFKNHTNQVEMSSSFKLTTIVSIEVSEGDEGNGSDFTSASQYFVPLSLIKRWGAAMDIVYPDSKRCCCFTKSYYRYVKGTGSLLATVQPKTESEASSLEERHLRYFTPREVANLHSFPKDFRFPPRISIRQRYALLGNSLSVAVVAPLLGYLFTEPS, from the exons ATGAAGGCTGGTGTGAATGCCATGATAGTGGAAGCTTTTGACATAAACGATTTAGCAAATGATGTTTATGAGTACAATTTTGGTCACCGACCCTGCCAG GGTAACATTCAAACCTTGAGTGCTGCTGATCTTGACAGCTATTGTGCTCAAGCAtggcttctctctcctccttgcCAACCATACACGCGACAAG GTCTTCAAAAGGGCTCAGCTGATGCTCGGGCATCTTCTTTCCTGAAAATTCTTGAACTTATACCAAAATCTTCACAACCTCCTCTCATGATATTTGTGGAGAATGTTGTTGGGTTTGAG ACCTCCGATACTCATAGTATAATGATTGAGATGTTGGCAAAAGCTGCTTTTGTTACACAGGAATTCATTCTGAGCCCATTGCAGTTTGGTGTCCCATATTCTAGGCCACGTTACTTCTGCCtg GCCAAAAGAAACCCTTCTTCCTTTCAATGTCCACTCTTCAACAACCAGCTGCTTTGGGCCCCAGGTCCATTACTTGACAATGATGCAAACAATATGGTTAACGAATGTAAGCAACCTCAGGAGAGTTACGATCAGTGGCTTCCAGCTTGCGAGCCCTTGGAAAATTTTCTTGAGTTTAAGAATCATACCAACCAAGTGGAAATGAGTTCTTCCTTCAAGCTAACAACCATTGTTTCTATAGAAGTTTCTGAAGGTGATGAAGGAAATGGGTCTGACTTTACCAGTGCAAGCCAATACTTCGTACCTTTGAGCTTGATAAAGAGATGGGGAGCTGCGATGG ATATTGTCTATCCTGATTCGAAGCGCTGCTGTTGTTTTACGAAAAGCTACTATCGATATGTTAAGGGTACTGGCTCGCTTTTGGCAACTGTCCAG CCAAAGACAGAGTCTGAAGCATCTTCATTGGAGGAGCGACACTTACGATATTTTACCCCGAGGGAG GTTGCCAATCTGCATTCTTTCCCGAAGGATTTCCGCTTTCCTCCACGAATAAGCATTCGACAACG TTATGCATTGTTGGGGAACAGCTTGAGTGTAGCTGTGGTTGCTCCATTGCTTGGGTATCTATTCACTGAGCCGTCGTGA
- the LOC131316009 gene encoding tRNA (cytosine(38)-C(5))-methyltransferase 2 isoform X3: protein MMFMSTILVTDPASYCAQAWLLSPPCQPYTRQGLQKGSADARASSFLKILELIPKSSQPPLMIFVENVVGFETSDTHSIMIEMLAKAAFVTQEFILSPLQFGVPYSRPRYFCLAKRNPSSFQCPLFNNQLLWAPGPLLDNDANNMVNECKQPQESYDQWLPACEPLENFLEFKNHTNQVEMSSSFKLTTIVSIEVSEGDEGNGSDFTSASQYFVPLSLIKRWGAAMDIVYPDSKRCCCFTKSYYRYVKGTGSLLATVQPKTESEASSLEERHLRYFTPREVANLHSFPKDFRFPPRISIRQRYALLGNSLSVAVVAPLLGYLFTEPS from the exons ATGATGTTTATGAGTACAATTTTGGTCACCGACCCTGCCAG CTATTGTGCTCAAGCAtggcttctctctcctccttgcCAACCATACACGCGACAAG GTCTTCAAAAGGGCTCAGCTGATGCTCGGGCATCTTCTTTCCTGAAAATTCTTGAACTTATACCAAAATCTTCACAACCTCCTCTCATGATATTTGTGGAGAATGTTGTTGGGTTTGAG ACCTCCGATACTCATAGTATAATGATTGAGATGTTGGCAAAAGCTGCTTTTGTTACACAGGAATTCATTCTGAGCCCATTGCAGTTTGGTGTCCCATATTCTAGGCCACGTTACTTCTGCCtg GCCAAAAGAAACCCTTCTTCCTTTCAATGTCCACTCTTCAACAACCAGCTGCTTTGGGCCCCAGGTCCATTACTTGACAATGATGCAAACAATATGGTTAACGAATGTAAGCAACCTCAGGAGAGTTACGATCAGTGGCTTCCAGCTTGCGAGCCCTTGGAAAATTTTCTTGAGTTTAAGAATCATACCAACCAAGTGGAAATGAGTTCTTCCTTCAAGCTAACAACCATTGTTTCTATAGAAGTTTCTGAAGGTGATGAAGGAAATGGGTCTGACTTTACCAGTGCAAGCCAATACTTCGTACCTTTGAGCTTGATAAAGAGATGGGGAGCTGCGATGG ATATTGTCTATCCTGATTCGAAGCGCTGCTGTTGTTTTACGAAAAGCTACTATCGATATGTTAAGGGTACTGGCTCGCTTTTGGCAACTGTCCAG CCAAAGACAGAGTCTGAAGCATCTTCATTGGAGGAGCGACACTTACGATATTTTACCCCGAGGGAG GTTGCCAATCTGCATTCTTTCCCGAAGGATTTCCGCTTTCCTCCACGAATAAGCATTCGACAACG TTATGCATTGTTGGGGAACAGCTTGAGTGTAGCTGTGGTTGCTCCATTGCTTGGGTATCTATTCACTGAGCCGTCGTGA